From the Acidicapsa ligni genome, one window contains:
- a CDS encoding OmpH family outer membrane protein: MKRTLALALLASGFVPTALNAAAQTPAAPAAVTVSAIPAKVAVLAFQVAVAQTNEGQRNFADLQKKFEPKRAQLKAQNDEIEGLKKALQAQGDKLTPAESSSRAKTIDEKTKQLQRAAEDAQNDFQQEIQDMYNTLASKVYEVVSSYAQEQGFTLVVDVSQQQSPVLWAAESTNITQPIILAYNTKSGVPAPPAQPNAPEAGQAPRPAATRKAPAAAPKN; the protein is encoded by the coding sequence ATGAAGCGTACTCTTGCACTTGCCCTTCTGGCTTCAGGCTTTGTTCCGACTGCCTTGAACGCCGCTGCCCAAACACCGGCCGCACCAGCTGCTGTAACCGTCTCTGCGATCCCGGCCAAGGTAGCAGTACTCGCGTTTCAGGTAGCGGTAGCCCAAACCAATGAAGGCCAGCGCAACTTCGCTGATCTCCAGAAGAAATTCGAGCCCAAGCGCGCTCAACTCAAGGCCCAGAACGACGAAATAGAAGGCCTGAAGAAGGCATTGCAGGCCCAGGGCGATAAGCTTACACCGGCAGAAAGCTCCAGCCGCGCCAAGACCATCGACGAAAAGACCAAGCAGCTTCAGCGCGCCGCCGAAGACGCGCAGAATGACTTCCAGCAGGAAATCCAGGATATGTACAACACCCTGGCTTCCAAGGTCTACGAAGTGGTTTCCTCTTACGCTCAGGAGCAGGGTTTCACGCTCGTAGTTGATGTGAGCCAGCAGCAGAGCCCGGTTCTGTGGGCAGCAGAGTCCACCAACATCACGCAGCCGATCATCCTGGCCTACAACACCAAGTCCGGCGTACCTGCACCTCCTGCACAGCCGAATGCTCCCGAAGCAGGACAGGCCCCTCGGCCTGCAGCTACGCGGAAGGCTCCGGCCGCTGCCCCCAAGAACTAA
- a CDS encoding oxidative damage protection protein: MAHMVFCVRNKKEMEGLDEPPFDSEFGQKIYKSVSKAAWAEWAERQKMLLNEYRLQPWTPQAQSFLVEQMQEFFFGDGAALPAEYVPPSR; the protein is encoded by the coding sequence ATGGCACACATGGTTTTTTGCGTACGCAACAAAAAGGAGATGGAAGGCCTCGACGAGCCGCCTTTCGATTCCGAGTTTGGACAGAAGATTTACAAGAGCGTTTCCAAGGCAGCCTGGGCCGAGTGGGCCGAGCGTCAGAAGATGCTGCTGAACGAGTACCGTCTGCAGCCCTGGACACCGCAGGCGCAGAGCTTTCTCGTGGAGCAGATGCAGGAGTTTTTCTTCGGCGACGGCGCAGCCCTGCCTGCCGAGTATGTTCCGCCATCGCGCTAG
- a CDS encoding bactofilin family protein has translation MWKPNQPGNNSPTPTPEPARPAATPAPTYEPPARAAAPTGDQATIGKGLVIKGEISGSESLFVDGKVEGTINLPGNRVTVGRNGQVAANITSREIVVLGKVRGNVIATDRVDIRSEGALTGDVTAARISIEDGAFFKGGIDIRKPDSKAGAPATSAAEPVKA, from the coding sequence ATGTGGAAACCTAATCAGCCAGGAAATAATTCTCCGACCCCCACCCCAGAGCCCGCACGTCCAGCAGCTACACCCGCCCCAACCTACGAGCCACCAGCGCGTGCAGCGGCACCGACTGGCGATCAGGCAACGATCGGCAAAGGTCTAGTGATCAAGGGCGAAATCAGTGGCTCTGAGTCGCTCTTTGTTGACGGAAAAGTTGAAGGCACTATTAATCTCCCCGGTAACCGCGTCACTGTTGGCCGCAATGGCCAGGTAGCGGCAAATATAACTTCACGTGAGATCGTCGTTCTGGGCAAAGTTCGCGGCAATGTTATCGCTACCGATCGCGTGGACATTCGCAGTGAAGGCGCACTTACAGGCGATGTAACAGCGGCGCGCATCAGCATTGAAGACGGCGCGTTCTTCAAGGGCGGCATCGACATTCGCAAGCCGGATTCCAAGGCCGGTGCTCCCGCAACCTCTGCAGCAGAGCCGGTGAAAGCCTAA
- a CDS encoding MerR family transcriptional regulator produces the protein MATQSAKQHAASTVEIPDRLYFRIGDVARICGVEPYVLRFWETQFPSLKPNKGGTGQRLYRRREVELALRIKQLVHEEGYTLAGARQALESAPRTRTVKQATASVSEENAQQRLDAVTAAIGRARAELRELASQLAVPHPSASRRRPRLGSFQVSSESLFPS, from the coding sequence ATGGCCACACAATCCGCCAAGCAGCACGCGGCATCCACTGTTGAGATTCCTGACAGACTCTACTTTCGCATTGGCGATGTTGCACGCATCTGTGGAGTAGAGCCGTACGTGCTTCGATTCTGGGAGACTCAGTTCCCCAGCCTCAAACCCAACAAGGGCGGCACAGGGCAGCGACTGTACCGGCGTCGCGAAGTGGAGCTGGCGCTGCGCATCAAGCAGCTTGTCCACGAAGAGGGATACACGCTGGCCGGGGCACGGCAGGCCTTGGAGTCTGCTCCGCGCACGCGAACCGTAAAGCAGGCGACTGCATCCGTTAGCGAAGAAAATGCCCAGCAAAGGCTGGATGCCGTAACCGCAGCCATCGGGCGCGCACGGGCGGAGCTCCGGGAACTGGCGAGCCAACTGGCGGTACCGCATCCGAGTGCATCGCGACGACGGCCACGGCTGGGCAGCTTCCAGGTCTCATCCGAGTCGCTGTTCCCTTCCTAG
- the bamA gene encoding outer membrane protein assembly factor BamA: protein MLIFPVKSNHAPSPSSCSPQSIAVANFGRTRFRSLNGYGAGLRRFGMVRVFAALLLVISGTFAVAQSNTIDQIRVIGNRRIPKETVLARLFTHPGDTYDPASTERDFNSLWNTGYFEDLRIEREDSEKGVILNIYLREKPNIREIKYNGLNSVTQSDVLDRYKKEKVPFSVEGQYDATKILRAVTVLRELLAEHGHQFATITPEVKNIPPASVQVIFNIKEGPTVKVGNIKFVGNQHISSLVLRRAMKNLRPVGIPYSLIFENLFAKTFDSTKLEEDAERVRFAYRDKGYYNAAVEEPRTQIRDQGGLSLITFRPNKGKRIDILMPVEEGDRYRLSGINFTGNKAVKNVRALRGTFALKDGEYFNSTLMGKGLDNLKKAYGQLGYINFGAIPKANFDDAKKTVSFDIDIDEGKPFYVGRIEIQGNTLTRDRVIRRELLLQEGQVYNSQLWEYSLLRLNQLDYFDPLKVDQDSEAHQDTEAGTVDLLLKVKEKGKNSIGLNGGVSGLQGAFLGLNYQTNNFLGLGETLSLQANLGNVNRQFLFGFTQPYLRNRPLNLGFQLFNTKTDYNAAKNAAGASGQAANLTTQQQSLVQNYNNTSTGLNASVSYPLPKHNFQRVGFTYSLTRSSITAFSTASQNLFQTINFRSGIQGQNALDGIINSSASLSYIYNTINNPQRPRSGQEFSAVLQVAGIGGNVRYVFPAVAYKRFMPMKNFFPSPDGRNVLGIRTELKYIQGFGGDVAPPNNRFYAGGEGDLRGFEVRSTTPYAYIPNRILFNLTNPDGQCVPRDPNNPQLNQCIQVPLPVYSIVSVGGDTNFTNNIEYRIPIMGPVTFAFFNDFGIDAALSKTQLKQSPEGAASLNAPLYGCPVYNNGACVGGVQIKFNDLIRPLTGTNFVPRMSTGAELQVLAPIINAPIRVYYAFNPLRLQRIDPGQHLITREMFPPGGAGDYSYAQAIQLYGSQYQLREPRKEFRLTVSTTF, encoded by the coding sequence GTGCTTATTTTTCCCGTCAAGTCGAACCATGCACCATCTCCGTCCAGTTGCTCGCCGCAGAGTATCGCAGTGGCGAACTTCGGGCGAACCCGATTCCGCAGCCTCAATGGCTACGGTGCCGGCCTCCGTCGTTTTGGGATGGTCCGGGTGTTCGCGGCACTGCTGCTTGTGATCTCCGGCACATTCGCCGTTGCACAATCCAATACCATCGATCAGATTCGCGTGATCGGCAATCGCCGCATTCCTAAGGAAACGGTTCTTGCCCGCCTGTTCACCCATCCAGGCGACACATACGATCCCGCATCGACCGAGCGAGACTTCAACTCACTGTGGAACACGGGTTACTTCGAAGACCTGCGCATCGAGCGCGAGGACTCGGAGAAGGGCGTCATCCTGAACATCTATCTTCGGGAAAAGCCAAACATCCGCGAGATCAAGTACAACGGACTGAACTCAGTTACCCAGTCCGACGTACTGGATCGCTACAAGAAAGAAAAGGTTCCGTTCTCCGTCGAGGGCCAGTACGACGCCACCAAGATCCTGCGCGCCGTCACTGTGCTCAGAGAGCTGCTCGCCGAGCATGGTCACCAGTTCGCCACGATCACGCCCGAGGTAAAGAACATTCCTCCGGCCTCCGTGCAGGTCATCTTCAATATCAAGGAAGGCCCGACGGTCAAGGTTGGCAATATCAAGTTTGTCGGCAACCAGCACATCAGCAGCCTTGTTCTTCGCCGCGCCATGAAGAACCTGCGCCCGGTCGGCATTCCCTACTCGCTGATCTTTGAAAACCTCTTCGCCAAGACCTTCGATAGCACCAAGCTTGAAGAAGACGCAGAGCGTGTTCGTTTCGCGTATCGCGACAAGGGTTACTACAACGCCGCCGTCGAAGAGCCGCGTACGCAGATTCGCGATCAGGGCGGCCTTTCGCTGATTACCTTCCGCCCCAACAAGGGCAAGCGGATCGACATCCTCATGCCCGTTGAAGAAGGCGATCGTTATCGCCTGAGCGGCATCAACTTCACCGGCAACAAGGCCGTCAAGAACGTCCGTGCGCTGCGTGGAACCTTTGCTCTTAAAGATGGGGAGTATTTCAACTCCACCTTGATGGGCAAGGGCCTCGATAACCTCAAGAAGGCCTACGGGCAGCTCGGCTACATCAACTTCGGAGCCATTCCCAAGGCCAACTTCGACGATGCAAAGAAGACCGTCTCCTTCGATATCGATATCGATGAAGGCAAGCCCTTCTACGTCGGCCGTATCGAGATTCAGGGCAACACGCTCACCCGCGATCGTGTCATCCGCCGCGAACTGCTGCTGCAAGAAGGCCAGGTCTACAACTCCCAACTCTGGGAGTACAGCTTGCTTCGCCTCAACCAGCTCGATTACTTCGATCCTCTCAAGGTGGACCAGGACTCCGAAGCTCATCAGGATACCGAAGCCGGTACTGTCGACCTGCTGCTCAAGGTCAAGGAAAAGGGCAAGAACTCAATCGGCCTGAACGGCGGCGTTTCCGGTCTGCAAGGCGCTTTCCTCGGTCTCAACTATCAGACCAACAACTTCCTCGGTCTGGGCGAAACACTCAGCCTGCAGGCCAATCTCGGCAACGTAAATCGCCAGTTCCTCTTTGGCTTTACGCAGCCTTACCTCCGCAATCGTCCGTTGAATCTGGGATTCCAGCTCTTCAATACCAAGACGGATTACAACGCGGCAAAGAACGCTGCTGGCGCATCGGGCCAGGCTGCCAATCTCACCACGCAGCAACAATCGCTGGTGCAGAACTACAACAACACCTCGACAGGTCTGAACGCCTCCGTCAGCTACCCGCTTCCGAAGCATAACTTCCAGCGCGTAGGTTTCACTTACTCTTTGACGCGCTCGTCGATCACAGCGTTCAGTACTGCTTCGCAGAATCTCTTCCAGACCATCAACTTCCGTTCCGGTATTCAGGGACAGAATGCGCTGGATGGCATCATCAACAGCTCAGCCTCGCTCAGCTACATCTACAACACCATCAATAATCCACAGCGCCCGCGCAGTGGTCAGGAATTTTCCGCAGTGCTGCAGGTTGCCGGTATCGGCGGAAACGTCCGCTATGTCTTCCCCGCGGTCGCCTACAAGCGCTTCATGCCGATGAAGAATTTCTTCCCTTCTCCCGACGGTCGAAATGTCTTAGGCATACGCACCGAGTTGAAGTACATCCAGGGCTTTGGTGGCGATGTAGCACCGCCAAACAACCGCTTTTACGCCGGCGGCGAAGGCGATCTGCGTGGCTTCGAAGTTCGCAGCACCACGCCCTACGCCTATATTCCAAATCGCATCCTGTTCAATCTGACCAACCCTGATGGACAGTGCGTTCCGCGCGATCCTAACAATCCGCAGTTGAACCAGTGCATCCAGGTTCCTCTGCCGGTCTACAGCATCGTGTCTGTGGGCGGCGATACCAACTTCACCAACAACATTGAGTACCGCATCCCCATCATGGGACCTGTCACTTTTGCTTTCTTCAATGACTTCGGCATCGACGCTGCGCTATCCAAAACGCAGCTCAAGCAGAGTCCTGAAGGAGCAGCCAGTCTCAACGCTCCACTCTATGGTTGCCCTGTCTATAACAACGGCGCCTGCGTGGGCGGCGTGCAGATCAAGTTCAACGACCTGATTCGCCCGTTGACTGGTACCAACTTCGTGCCACGCATGTCTACCGGCGCGGAGCTGCAGGTACTGGCTCCTATCATCAACGCTCCAATCCGCGTCTACTACGCCTTCAACCCGCTGCGTCTCCAGCGTATCGATCCAGGTCAGCACTTGATCACGCGTGAAATGTTCCCACCGGGCGGCGCAGGCGATTACTCCTATGCCCAGGCCATCCAGCTTTACGGCTCGCAATACCAGTTACGCGAACCTCGTAAGGAATTTCGTCTGACAGTATCGACGACCTTCTAG
- a CDS encoding ribonuclease R family protein, whose translation MTDRELHRHISRAAGQKAGYKQLVRELGMGGGRQRRELLEQLDRMTTRGELVKVDREHWAIVAQEQNRAGQTRENLAAGRLDLHRDGFGFVRLLPGQGAKSPTGDDDIFIPPNEINGAMQGDQVLVEVGPPKSDGRRMGRIARILERRNPTIVGVFHYGKKGRRGAFIPGEQRGHLVVPFDSRMSQPILIPEGAELPEAAPDTKHRVLGDEARAAAHYDDLEGLVVDVEITNWPTPTRPAMGKVIEVLGSPDDFGVDVEMIIRKHQLPRIFPDNVLAEAKRVAHLDLEEVARRRDFRDLPIVTIDGETARDFDDAILVREVEGGGWELQVHIADVAEYVRPGTDLDLEARLRGTSVYFPDRAIPMLPHDLSTGICSLRPKEDRLVLSCIMRLTEDARIESYEIVEGVIRSAARMTYTEVHQILEGDPATRERYTGLVPDFERMRELAGRLNKRRSARGSIDFDLPEPIIEFNAAGEMEGVTKAERTWANRLIEEFMLAANECVATWLEDLHVPSIYRIHEKPDPRRVVDFEDAAAAFGYSLGLGALPVKKFQPRGDRREQHRGGRNERDARTYEVPEDIAVTPRMYQKLSARIAGKPEERILSYLMLRSLKQARYSEVNEGHFALAAPSYTHFTSPIRRYPDLIVHRITKSLLRSGVTALGTLAEDRHSSPWSHTNEGQAQENLGKKFGIRDLRKPGETAKATPAFPTPTFPGEPPISEAELAAIASETSITERRAAEAERELVEWKKVRFMQDRVGEEFDAMILNPAKYGLFVELKDLFVEGLVPIETLIDDRYTYRENTREIVGAHTGRIYRAGEQVKVILDRVLALERKLQFALIEPRLPAALKKSGKKAGKPAPKPPVKPKHAKAAKKEVRPAGKRKFADKGRRRK comes from the coding sequence ATGACCGACCGGGAACTCCATCGTCACATCAGCCGCGCAGCCGGGCAAAAGGCTGGTTATAAGCAACTCGTACGCGAACTCGGCATGGGTGGCGGCCGCCAGCGCCGCGAGCTGCTCGAACAACTCGATCGCATGACCACCCGTGGCGAACTCGTTAAAGTCGATCGCGAACACTGGGCAATCGTTGCGCAAGAGCAGAACCGGGCTGGCCAGACGCGCGAAAACCTCGCCGCAGGCCGCCTCGATCTCCACCGAGATGGCTTCGGCTTCGTCCGCCTGCTTCCCGGTCAGGGTGCGAAATCCCCCACGGGGGATGACGATATTTTCATTCCACCCAACGAAATCAACGGCGCCATGCAGGGCGATCAGGTTCTCGTCGAGGTCGGGCCTCCGAAAAGCGACGGCCGCCGCATGGGCCGCATCGCCCGCATCCTCGAGCGTCGCAACCCCACCATCGTCGGCGTCTTTCACTACGGCAAAAAAGGGCGTCGTGGAGCGTTCATTCCCGGCGAACAACGCGGCCATCTTGTTGTGCCCTTTGATTCGCGCATGTCGCAGCCCATCCTCATTCCCGAGGGCGCAGAGCTACCCGAAGCCGCGCCTGACACCAAGCATCGTGTCCTCGGGGACGAAGCCCGCGCAGCCGCGCATTACGACGATCTGGAAGGTCTCGTCGTCGACGTTGAAATCACCAACTGGCCCACGCCCACACGCCCGGCAATGGGCAAAGTTATCGAAGTGTTGGGCAGTCCGGACGACTTCGGCGTCGATGTCGAAATGATCATCCGCAAGCACCAGCTCCCACGCATCTTTCCCGACAACGTTCTCGCTGAAGCAAAGCGAGTCGCTCATCTCGATCTTGAAGAAGTAGCGCGACGCCGCGATTTTCGCGATCTCCCCATCGTCACCATCGATGGCGAAACCGCCCGCGATTTCGATGATGCCATCCTTGTTCGAGAGGTCGAAGGCGGAGGTTGGGAACTACAGGTCCACATCGCGGATGTAGCAGAATACGTTCGCCCAGGCACCGATCTCGATCTTGAAGCGCGCCTGCGCGGCACCAGTGTTTATTTCCCTGACCGCGCGATTCCCATGCTTCCGCATGATCTCTCCACAGGCATCTGCTCCCTGCGTCCAAAGGAAGATCGCCTCGTCCTGAGCTGCATCATGCGCCTCACAGAGGATGCGCGAATAGAAAGCTACGAGATCGTAGAAGGCGTCATCCGCTCCGCCGCCCGCATGACCTACACCGAGGTCCATCAAATCCTCGAAGGCGACCCAGCCACCCGCGAACGCTACACAGGTCTCGTCCCCGATTTCGAGCGTATGCGTGAGCTTGCAGGCCGTCTGAACAAGCGTCGCAGCGCGCGCGGCAGCATCGACTTTGACTTGCCCGAACCCATCATCGAGTTCAACGCCGCAGGCGAGATGGAGGGCGTCACCAAGGCCGAACGCACCTGGGCCAACCGCCTCATTGAAGAGTTCATGCTCGCCGCGAATGAGTGCGTCGCGACCTGGCTCGAAGATCTGCACGTACCCTCCATCTACCGCATCCATGAGAAGCCGGATCCACGCCGCGTCGTCGATTTTGAAGATGCTGCTGCTGCCTTTGGCTATTCCCTCGGATTAGGCGCGCTGCCTGTAAAGAAATTCCAGCCACGAGGAGATCGTCGCGAGCAGCATCGTGGCGGCCGCAACGAACGCGACGCCAGGACATACGAAGTCCCCGAGGACATCGCGGTCACACCGCGCATGTACCAGAAGCTGAGCGCACGCATCGCCGGCAAGCCGGAGGAGCGCATTTTGAGCTATCTCATGCTGCGCTCGCTCAAACAGGCACGCTACTCCGAGGTCAACGAGGGGCACTTCGCGCTCGCTGCGCCCAGTTATACGCACTTCACCTCGCCTATCCGCCGCTATCCCGACCTCATCGTGCATCGCATCACCAAATCGCTGCTGCGCTCGGGAGTCACGGCGCTCGGCACTCTTGCCGAGGATCGCCACAGCTCTCCCTGGTCGCATACAAACGAGGGACAGGCCCAGGAAAACCTCGGCAAAAAGTTCGGCATCCGCGACCTGCGTAAGCCCGGCGAGACCGCCAAGGCCACCCCGGCCTTCCCAACCCCGACCTTCCCCGGTGAGCCACCCATTTCGGAAGCCGAACTAGCCGCCATCGCCTCTGAAACCAGCATCACCGAGCGCCGCGCCGCCGAAGCAGAGCGCGAACTGGTGGAGTGGAAAAAAGTCCGCTTCATGCAGGATCGCGTCGGCGAAGAGTTCGACGCTATGATTCTCAATCCTGCAAAGTACGGCCTCTTTGTCGAACTCAAAGACCTGTTCGTCGAGGGCCTTGTGCCCATCGAAACCCTCATCGATGACCGCTACACCTATCGCGAAAATACCCGCGAAATCGTCGGCGCACACACCGGCCGCATCTACCGCGCCGGGGAACAGGTAAAAGTAATCCTCGATCGCGTACTGGCTCTGGAACGCAAACTCCAATTCGCCCTCATCGAACCACGCCTGCCCGCTGCTCTCAAAAAGTCAGGCAAGAAGGCGGGCAAGCCTGCTCCCAAACCCCCGGTCAAGCCCAAACATGCCAAGGCGGCCAAGAAAGAAGTTCGCCCGGCAGGGAAGCGCAAGTTTGCCGATAAAGGCCGCAGGCGGAAATAG
- a CDS encoding CPXCG motif-containing cysteine-rich protein: MPSDAGFQCAGCGEWNETIVDESAGRRQTYVEDCQVCCKPNVLRIEWDEWQEAYRIESELES, from the coding sequence GTGCCCAGCGATGCAGGTTTTCAATGTGCAGGTTGCGGGGAGTGGAACGAAACCATCGTGGACGAGTCGGCAGGTCGCCGGCAAACCTACGTGGAAGATTGTCAGGTGTGTTGCAAGCCCAATGTTCTGCGAATTGAGTGGGACGAATGGCAAGAAGCATACCGGATCGAGTCGGAGCTGGAAAGTTAA
- a CDS encoding glutathione peroxidase, whose amino-acid sequence MTDAIRRRIYDYSAASLSGDDIPLAQYEGEVLVIVNTASKCGFTPQYAGLEGLYKQYIDRGVVILGFPCNQFGGQEPGTSAEIAQFCELNYGVSFPIFAKIDVNGPNAHPLYKFLKQEKPGILGVVGLSAIKWNFTKFLIDREGKVVGRYGSSTAPADLAAAIEKLL is encoded by the coding sequence ATGACAGATGCAATTCGACGGCGAATTTACGATTATTCTGCTGCTTCTCTTAGTGGAGATGACATTCCACTGGCCCAGTATGAGGGCGAGGTACTGGTGATCGTCAATACTGCCAGCAAGTGCGGTTTCACGCCGCAGTACGCGGGTCTCGAAGGACTTTATAAACAATATATAGATCGCGGCGTTGTGATTCTGGGATTCCCCTGCAACCAGTTCGGGGGACAGGAGCCGGGTACATCGGCAGAGATTGCGCAGTTCTGCGAACTCAATTATGGCGTGAGCTTTCCCATCTTTGCCAAAATCGACGTGAACGGGCCGAATGCTCACCCGCTCTACAAATTTCTCAAGCAGGAGAAGCCGGGAATCCTGGGAGTGGTTGGCTTGAGCGCAATCAAATGGAACTTCACCAAGTTTCTGATCGATCGCGAGGGCAAGGTGGTGGGGCGATATGGTTCCAGCACGGCGCCTGCGGATCTTGCCGCGGCCATAGAGAAGCTGCTTTAA
- the lepA gene encoding translation elongation factor 4, with amino-acid sequence MDSSLLRNFAIIAHIDHGKSTLSDRLLEMTGSLTAREMQAQVLDAMDLERERGITIKAHAVRMMYTAKNGITYQLNLIDTPGHVDFSYEVSRSLASCEGALLVVDASQGVEAQTLANAFLAISGGLEIIPIINKIDLPSADITRTQEAIEQAVGLDATDAIPVSAKTGLGVGDILEAIVHRLPPPKGDIDAPLQALIFDSWFDPYRGVVVLARVVNGRMKQGQKIRFMSNGRTFLIDTLGVLTPKPVPIAELTAGEVGFFTATIKNVADTKIGDTVTDDEHPAAEQLPGFMEIMPMVFAGLYTVDSHEHTLLRDALEKLRLNDSSFFFEPESSVALGFGFRCGFLGLLHMEIIQERIEREYNLDLITTAPGVRYRITLTSGEVVEVENPSRWPEPTNIETIEEPIINAMILTNEEYVGGILKLVEEKRGRQKNFEYVTPTRVMLTYELPLNEIVLDFYDRLKSVSRGYASLDYQLAGMWESPMVKMDILVSGEPVDALSIIVHREFAYERGKALVSKMRELIPRQQFEVAIQAAIGAKIVARETVVALRKNVIAKCYGGDISRKRKLLDKQKEGKKRMKRIGKVDIPQEAFLAVLRVGEDTQS; translated from the coding sequence ATGGATTCAAGCCTTCTCCGAAATTTCGCGATCATTGCCCATATCGACCACGGTAAGTCGACGCTCTCAGACCGTTTGCTGGAGATGACCGGCTCCCTTACTGCGCGTGAAATGCAGGCGCAGGTGCTCGATGCCATGGATCTCGAGCGCGAGCGCGGCATCACCATCAAGGCTCATGCCGTGCGCATGATGTACACGGCGAAGAACGGCATCACGTATCAGCTCAACCTGATCGACACTCCGGGTCACGTTGATTTCAGCTACGAGGTGTCGCGCTCTTTGGCCTCCTGCGAGGGCGCGCTGCTCGTTGTGGATGCGAGCCAGGGGGTGGAGGCCCAGACGCTGGCGAACGCCTTCCTGGCCATCAGCGGCGGCCTGGAAATCATTCCGATCATCAACAAGATCGACCTGCCTTCCGCGGACATTACGCGCACGCAGGAAGCTATCGAGCAGGCCGTTGGTTTGGACGCGACGGATGCTATTCCGGTGAGCGCGAAGACGGGTTTGGGCGTTGGAGACATACTGGAAGCGATTGTGCATCGGTTGCCGCCGCCAAAGGGCGACATCGATGCTCCGCTGCAGGCGCTGATTTTTGATTCCTGGTTCGATCCATACCGCGGCGTGGTGGTACTTGCCCGCGTGGTCAACGGACGCATGAAACAGGGACAGAAGATTCGTTTCATGTCGAATGGCCGCACGTTTCTTATCGATACGCTGGGTGTGCTGACCCCTAAGCCTGTTCCCATAGCCGAGTTGACTGCAGGCGAAGTCGGTTTCTTCACGGCGACGATCAAGAACGTGGCTGATACGAAGATTGGCGATACGGTTACGGACGATGAGCATCCGGCGGCAGAGCAACTACCCGGCTTCATGGAAATCATGCCGATGGTCTTTGCGGGCCTCTACACGGTCGATTCGCATGAACACACACTGCTGCGCGATGCGCTGGAGAAGCTGCGGCTGAATGATTCGTCGTTCTTCTTCGAGCCGGAAAGTTCTGTTGCGCTCGGCTTTGGCTTTCGTTGCGGGTTTCTCGGGCTGCTGCACATGGAGATCATCCAGGAGCGCATCGAGCGCGAGTACAACCTGGACCTGATCACGACCGCGCCTGGCGTGCGTTACAGAATCACGCTGACGAGCGGTGAAGTGGTCGAAGTCGAGAATCCTTCACGCTGGCCTGAGCCTACGAACATTGAGACGATTGAAGAACCGATCATCAACGCGATGATTCTCACCAACGAGGAGTATGTCGGCGGCATTCTCAAGCTGGTTGAAGAAAAGCGTGGGCGACAGAAGAACTTTGAGTATGTGACTCCGACGCGCGTGATGTTGACGTACGAATTGCCACTGAATGAGATCGTGCTCGACTTCTATGATCGGCTCAAGTCGGTCTCACGCGGCTATGCTTCGCTGGATTATCAGCTGGCGGGCATGTGGGAGTCGCCGATGGTGAAGATGGATATCCTGGTGTCGGGAGAGCCGGTCGATGCTTTGTCCATCATTGTGCATCGCGAGTTTGCCTATGAGCGCGGCAAAGCGCTGGTTTCAAAGATGCGCGAGCTAATTCCGCGGCAACAGTTTGAGGTCGCTATTCAGGCTGCGATCGGAGCAAAGATCGTAGCTCGTGAAACGGTCGTCGCGCTTCGAAAAAATGTGATTGCAAAATGTTATGGCGGAGACATCAGCCGAAAGCGTAAGCTGCTTGACAAGCAAAAAGAGGGCAAAAAGCGGATGAAGCGGATCGGCAAAGTCGACATTCCGCAGGAAGCATTTCTTGCCGTTTTGCGGGTTGGCGAGGATACGCAGTCGTAG